A region of Pseudarthrobacter sp. NIBRBAC000502770 DNA encodes the following proteins:
- a CDS encoding 4-hydroxy-3-methylbut-2-enyl diphosphate reductase — protein MTTSAVSLSMPSIPRRRRSPEEVAAAAPVNGTKKVLLAAPRGYCAGVDRAVIAVEKALEHYGPPVYVRKQIVHNVHVVSSLEEKGAIFVDETDEVPEGALVIFSAHGVSPAVVESAETRGLRTIDATCPLVTKVHKEAVRFAKDDFDILLIGHDGHEEVEGTSGEAPEHIQIINGPHEVDQVTVRDPEKVIWLSQTTLSVDETMETVRLLKERFPTLQDPPSDDICYATTNRQVAIKKIAPKADLVIVVGSANSSNSVRLVEVALEYGAKASYRVDFANEVDEAWFEGVATVGVTSGASVPEVLVQDVLRLLADYGYGAVEEVVTAEEDLLFSLPKELRATLKQAGDVSRALGGRRPRS, from the coding sequence ATGACCACCTCGGCTGTATCCCTTTCGATGCCATCCATTCCGCGCAGGCGCCGCTCCCCGGAGGAAGTAGCAGCTGCGGCCCCCGTGAACGGCACCAAGAAGGTACTGCTGGCTGCTCCGCGCGGTTACTGCGCCGGTGTTGACCGTGCCGTGATCGCCGTCGAGAAGGCGCTGGAACACTACGGTCCGCCCGTATACGTCCGCAAGCAAATCGTCCACAACGTCCACGTGGTCAGCTCGCTGGAGGAGAAGGGCGCCATCTTCGTGGACGAAACCGATGAGGTGCCCGAGGGCGCCCTGGTGATCTTCTCCGCCCACGGCGTTTCCCCGGCAGTCGTCGAATCTGCCGAAACCCGGGGCCTGCGCACGATTGATGCCACGTGCCCCCTGGTTACCAAGGTGCACAAGGAAGCCGTCCGCTTCGCCAAGGACGATTTCGATATCCTCCTGATCGGCCACGACGGCCACGAGGAAGTGGAAGGCACCTCAGGGGAAGCGCCGGAGCACATCCAGATCATCAACGGCCCGCACGAAGTGGACCAGGTCACCGTCCGGGACCCCGAGAAGGTCATCTGGCTTTCGCAGACCACGCTGAGTGTGGACGAGACCATGGAAACCGTGCGGCTGCTCAAGGAACGGTTCCCCACCCTGCAGGATCCGCCCAGCGACGACATCTGCTATGCCACCACCAACCGCCAGGTGGCCATCAAGAAGATCGCGCCGAAGGCCGACCTGGTGATCGTGGTGGGGTCGGCCAACTCATCCAACTCCGTCCGGCTGGTGGAGGTGGCGCTTGAATACGGCGCCAAAGCGTCCTACCGGGTGGACTTCGCCAACGAGGTGGACGAAGCCTGGTTCGAAGGAGTGGCCACCGTGGGAGTTACCTCCGGAGCCTCCGTTCCCGAGGTCCTGGTGCAGGACGTGCTGCGGTTGCTCGCCGACTACGGATATGGCGCCGTGGAGGAAGTAGTCACGGCTGAGGAAGACCTCCTCTTCTCGCTGCCCAAGGAGCTCCGGGCCACCTTGAAGCAGGCCGGTGACGTCAGCCGTGCCCTGGGCGGACGCCGGCCCCGCAGCTAA